The Neospora caninum Liverpool complete genome, chromosome X genome includes a region encoding these proteins:
- a CDS encoding Palmitoyltransferase erf2, related: MYDLTGAVEGDGASTEDTEGSETDLLCATDDEEDLERGLLFRPESLHAAPRSPPPTKEHHDEPDDTEDDEDEDEEEPGLLMVTLLLLILPALLFYPCVLPCLPEERQVATGWTFGLLLTATLGTLIPVAFSDPGIIPREPCPTELPRGTDRVKYITINGVSVPQKWCTTCYLYRPPRSKHCSVCNNCVRRFDHHCPWVSNCVGERNYRIFFFFLVFCALYCLSAVVGIGVAFHTQIHSRGPASFASVWKTVKGCPHLAVLFLYGVCCSIPVFHLLFFNIYLIANNRTTNEEALQLFTKKNPYSHGCIYNVRQFMCHRVGPSYVAQTGRAKTFPERLGVLVEYCKCPGVFLLASSRRRGSHLDKHHDLSHRSF; the protein is encoded by the exons ATGTACGACCTCACCGGAGCagtggaaggcgacggcgcatCCACTGAGGAcacagagggaagcgaaacaGATCTACTGTGTGCgacagacgacgaagaagacctTGAGCGAGGCCTGCTTTTCCGTCCAGAgtctttgcatgcagcgcctCGCAGCCCGCCCCCGA CAAAGGAACACCACGACGAACCTGACGACacggaggacgacgaggacgaagacgaagaagagcctgGTCTTCTTATGGTTACGCTCCTCCTGTTGATCTTACCTGCATTACTCTTCTATCCCTGTGT aCTCCCCTGCCTTcctgaggagagacaagttGCGACGGGTTGGACCTTCGGCCTGCTGCTAACCGCGACGCTCGGCACTTTGATCCCAGTCGCTTTCAGCGACCCTGGAAT CATTCCCCGAGAACCTTGTCCAACGGAGCTTCCTCGTGGAACGGACC GAGTAAAGTATATCACGATCAACGGCGTCAGTGTCCCCCAGAAGTGGTGCA CAACGTGCTATTTGTACAGGCCTCCTCGCTCGAAGCATTGCTCCGTCTGCAACAACTGCGTTCGGCGGTTTGACCACCATTGTCCTTG GGTGTCGAACTGCGTCGGCGAACGGAACTATCgcattttcttcttcttcctcgtcttctgcgccctCTACTGTCTCTCGGCCGTCGTCGGCATTGGCGTCGCCTTCCAT ACGCAAATTCACAGTCGAGGTCCTGCGAGCTTCGCGTCGGTTTGGAAGACCGTGAAGGGATGCCCTCATCT cgcggttctcttcctttACGGCGTGTGCTGCTCCATCCCGGTCTTCCATCTCTTGTTCTTCAACATCTATTTGATTGCAAACAACCGCACAACAAACGAAGAGGCCTTGCAGCTATTCACCAAGAAAAATCCGTATTCTCACG GCTGTATCTATAACGTCCGTCAATTCATGTGCCATCGAGTCGGGCCTAG CTACGTGGCACAGACTGGGCGGGCGAAAACGTTCCCAGAGAGGCTTGGCGTCTTGGTCGAATACTGCAAATGCCCGGGCGTTTTCTTGCTGGCCTCGTCGAGGCGTCGCGGGTCTCATCTCGACAAGCACCATGACTTATCTCATCGGTCATTCTGA